CCGCGCAAGGCATCCGCGATGTCGGCGTCACTGGTGGAGTGCGCATGCGTTTTGACGAGCGCCGAATGGAGATACAGGTTATGCGGCATCACCGTCGCGCCCAGAATGCCCGCCGCGAGCCACACCATGCCGGCGATACGCAGCAATTCGGCGCTGGGTGCCGCCCCTGTCAGCGCGGCTCGCCAGTCGGGCCGCGCGAGCACCAGCTCGATCACGAAGCACAGGCCGACGAACAGAATGAGCGCGACCACCACCGTCTCCAGCGTGCGCTGTCCGTGCCGCTGCAAGGCGAGCATCGCGAAGGTGCCGACGGCCGACATCAGCACGCCCGCCGTCAGCGACACGCCGAATAGCAGCTGCAACGCGACCGCGCTGCCGACCACCTCGGCGACATCGCACGCGATGATCGCGATCTCGCCCGTCACCCACAGGAACAGCGTCATGCGCCGGCCAGTGCGTTCGCGGCACAGTTGCGCGAGATCGCGCCCCGTCACCACCCCGAGGCGCGACGACACCCACTGCAGCAGCATCGCCATCAGGCTCGACATGATGACGACGCTCAGCAGTGCATAGCCGTAGCTCGCGCCTCCCGCGAGCGCCGTCGCCCAGTTGCCGGGGTCCATATAGCCGATCGCGACGAGTGCGCCCGAGCCGACGAACGGCAGCCAGGTGCCGAGGCGGGGCGGCTTCGAGCCGGGGCGGCGGCGGGACGGATCCAACGCGAACGGATTCGTGTTCATCGCACTGTGACGGTGAAAGACGCACTCCACGGGGCAATCGGCATGCCATGCAGTCCGCTGCATCCCGATGCATAACGTCGCGACCACTATCTGGGCTAATTTGACAGTCTATAGTGATGGTGAAGGATGGTTTGGGGCGGGATGCAATCCGCTTCAGCGGACCCGCACAGCACAGGACGTCGCGATGCAGGAAGCAAGGTTTTTTTCGGGTGGACAGGACGCGATAACCCGATAAAATTGCGGCCAATTTTGCAGCGGCGTGCCGGCCGTGCCGACCCAATGCATGTCGGCGGGACGGAGTGCCGCTGTTTAGCCTCGACAGGCCGCCGATGACAGGCTCGATTCCGGAGTCGCATGGAATCCTCCTGTAAGGCGGAACCGGGCCACGGAGCGCCGCGCTGTACCCTTTGCGCGACATCTGGCGGTTTTTTTTGAATCGGGCATCGATTGATGGTAGTTTTCGGGTTTTTCAAGGGTGGCCGCGGGTAGTGCACAGCGGTTTGAAGCGGGGTCAGCGACCGGTTTCGCGCCGGTCAGAACGGAGAACGGAATGAACAAACGGGTGGTGGGCCAACTGGCTGCGCTGGTACTGTGCGCGACGCCTTTCATGTCGGCGGCGGCAAAAGATACACAACTGAATGTGTACAACTGGTCGGACTACATCGCCAAGGACACGATTCCGAACTTCACCAAGCAGACGGGTGTGCAGGTCAAGTACGACAACTACGATAGCGACGACACGCTGCAGGCCAAACTGCTGACGGGCAATTCGGGCTACGACATCGTCGTGCCGACCAGCAACTACGCGGGCAAGCAGATCGCAGCGGGCATCTTCGCGCCGCTCGACAAGTCGAAGATCCCGAACCTCAAGTATCTCGATCCGGCGCTGATGGCGCTCGTCGCGGGCGCGGACCCGGGCAACAAGTTCTCGGTGCCCTGGGCATACGGCACGACGGGACTCGGCTACAACGTCACGAAGGCGCAGCAGATTCTCGGCAAGGGCGTCGCGCTCGACAACTGGGACATCCTGTTCAAGCCGGAAAACATCTCGAAGCTGAAGGCGTGCGGCGTCTCCGTGCTCGACGCGCCGGACCAGATGTTCGCGGCCGCGTTGCATTACATCGGTAAGGATCCGATGAGCACGAACCCGGCCGACTATCGCGAGGCGCTCGCGATGATGAAGAAGATCCGTCCGTACATCACGCAGTTCAACTCGTCGGGCTACATCAACGACATGGTCGGCGGCGACATCTGCTTCGCCTACGGCTGGTCGGGCGATGTCGTGATCGCGAAGCATCGCGCGGCGGAAGCGAAGAAGCCGTACAAGATCGACTATTACATTCCGAAGGGCGGCGCGCCCGTGTGGTTCGACGTGATGGCGATTCCGAAGGACGCGAAGAACAAGGAAGCCGCGATGGAGTGGATCAACTACATCGAGACGCCTCAGGTCCACGCGGCCATCACGAATGCCGTCTACTATCCGAGCGCGAATACGGAAGCGCGCAAGTACGTCGACAAGGATGTCGCGAACGATCCCGCCGTCTATCCGCCCGCGGACGTCGTCAAGACGCTGTTCCTGTTGAAGCCGCTGCCGCCTGAAATCCAGCGTCTGCAGACGCGGCTGTGGACCGAGTTCAAGTCCGGCCGCTGACCTCGCAACAGAGCCAGTCTGAGCCAGACGATAGTGCAGGAAAGCATCATCATGAAGCCCTCGGTATCCAGCCGGGGGCTTTGTTCGTCAAATGCAGGGAGAGAAGCAGCAGATCATGAGTGACCAGTCGAACGTGCTGGCAGGGGCCGGCGTGTCGTCCTCGGGCAATTACGCCGCTGCGCAGGACGCAGCGGACAATTTCGTGCAGATCGTCGACGTCGTGAAGAAATTCGGCGAGACGGTCGCGGTCAAGGGCGTCAACCTGTCGGTGAAGAAGGGCGAGCTGTTCGCGTTGCTCGGCAGTTCCGGTTGCGGCAAGTCGACGCTCTTGCGCATGCTCGCGGGGCTGGAAACAGTCACGTCGGGCAAGATTTTGATCGACGGCGAAGACCTCGCGCAGATGCCGCCGTACCGGCGTCCCGTCAACATGATGTTCCAGTCGTACGCGCTCTTTCCGCACATGACGGTCGAATCGAATGTCGCGTTCGGCCTCAAGCAGGAAGGCGTGTCGAAGGCCGAGCTGAAGGAGCGCGTGCAGTCCGCGCTCGAGCTCGTGCAGATGGCGCGCTTCGCGAAGCGCAAGCCGCATCAGCTGTCGGGCGGCCAGCAGCAGCGCGTCGCGCTCGCGCGCTCGCTGGTCAAGCGTCCGAAGCTGCTGCTGCTCGACGAGCCGATGTCCGCGCTCGACAAGCAGATCCGCCAGCGTACCCAGATCGAGCTCGTCAATATTCTCGACAAGGTCGGCGTCACCTGCATCATGGTCACGCACGATCAGGAAGAGGCGATGACGATGGCAGGCCGGCTCGCCGTGATGAGCGAAGGCGAGATCGTGCAGCTCGGCACGCCGAACGAAGTCTACGAGTATCCGAACAGCCGCTTCTCGGCGGAGTTCATCGGCTCGACGAATCTGTTCGACGGCAATGTCGTCGAGGACGAGCCGGATCACGTTTACATCGAAACCCCCGATCTGCCCGTGCGCCTGTATGTGAGCCATGGCATCACGGGACCGCTCGGCATGCCCGTGACGATTTCGGTGCGCCCGGAGCGCATCGCGCTCACGCGCAAGCCGCCTGAAGGCGCGTTCAACTGGGGCAAGGGCGTCGTCACGAACATCGCGTACATGGGCGGCTACTCGCTGTATCACGTGAAGCTCGACGCGGGCAAGACTGTGATCGCGAACGTGTCGAGTCTCGCGTTGTCGGAAATCGAAACGCCGACGTGGGGCGATGAAGTGTACGTGCGCTGGAGTGCATCGGCGGGCGTGGTGCTGACATCATGAAAAGCGCGCTGCATTCGTTCATGCGGTGGCCCGTGCGCCGCTTCAATCTGACGGGGCGCACGGCCGTCGTCGCGGGGCCGTTCATCTGGCTGCTGCTGTTCTTCCTCGTGCCGTTCCTGCTGGTCGTCAAGATCAGCTTCGCGGACCTGCAGCTCGGCATTCCGCCGTACACGGAACTGACGACCATCAAGGACGGCGTGATTCACATCGCGCTCGACCTGTCGCACTACGCGTTCCTGTTGCAGGACAGCCTGTACTTCGCGACGTATGTGAACTCGGTGGTCGTCGCGGCGATCTCGACGCTGCTGTGCCTGCTGCTCGGTTATCCGATGGCGTACTACATCGCGCGCTCGAATCCCGCCACGCGCAACATCCTGATGATGGCGGTGATGCTGCCGTTCTGGACGTCGTTCCTGATTCGCGTCTATGCGTGGATCGGCATCCTGAAGAACAACGGGCTGCTGAACAACTTCCTGATGTCGATCGGGCTGATTCATTCGCCCATCGAGCTGTATCACACGAACACGGCCGTCTATATCGGCATGGTCTATTCGTACCTGCCGTTCCTCGTGATGCCGCTCTACGCGCATCTCGTGAAGATGGACCTGACGCTGCTAGAGGCCGCATACGACCTCGGCGCGAAGCCGTGGCGGGCGTTCTGGCAGATCACGCTGCCGCTGTCGAAGAACGGCATCATCGCGGGCTGTCTGCTGGTGTTCATTCCGGCCGTGGGCGAGTACGTGATTCCTGAACTGCTCGGCGGCGCGAACACGCTGATGATCGGCCGCGTGATGTGGAATGAGTTCTTCGATAACGCCGACTGGCCGATGGCATCCGCCGTCACCTGCGCGATGGTGCTGCTGCTGCTCGTGCCGATGGCGCTTTTCCAGTATTCGCAGGCGAAGGCACTGGAGGAGAAGCGCTGATGAAGCCAAATCGTCTATTGCAGTTCATCGCGCTCGCGATCGGCTTCGCGTTCCTGTACGTGCCGATCATCAGCCTCGTCGTGTATTCGTTCAACGAATCGCAGCTCGTGACGGTGTGGACGCGTTTCTCGACGCGCTGGTACGCCGCGCTGTTGCAGGACGAGGAGCTGATCAATGCCGCGTGGCTGTCGCTGCGGGTGGCGTTGCTGACAGCGTTCGCGTCGGTGATCATCGGCACGTGGGCGGGTTTCGTGCTCGCGCGCATGGGGCGTTTTCGGGGCTTCACGCTGTACACGGGGATGATCAATGCGCCGCTCGTGATCCCGGAAGTGATCCAGGGCATTTCGCTGCTGCTGCTGTTCATCGAAATGGGCAAGTGGCTGGGTGGCCGGCGGGTCGCGGTATCTTCACGATCTGGATCGGTCACGTCATGCTGTGCATTTCCTACGTGGCGATTATTGTGCAGTCGCGTGTGCGTGACCTGCATCCGTCGCTCGAGGAAGCGGCACTGGATCTCGGCGCCACGCCGTTGCGTGTATTTTTCTTCATCACGCTGCCGCTGATCTCACAGGCATTGATTGCCGGCTGGCTGCTGTCGTTCACGCTGTCGATCGACGATCTGGTGCTGTCCGCGTTCCTGTCGGGGCCGGGCTCGACGACGCTGCCGCTGGTGGTGTTCTCGCGCGTGCGCCTGGGGTTGAACCCGGAGATGAACGCACTGGCGACGTTGTTCATTGCAGTCGTCACCGTCGGTGTCGTGGTGGCCAATCACTTCATGCAGCGCGCCGAGAAGCGGCGCCTGGCGATGGCTGTCTAGTTCATCGTCGTCGTTTCATATCCTTTGCCGGCGCCTGTGTGGGCGCCGGCAAAGCGAGTCTTCATCAGCGGGCGTGAGCGCGATTCCCGCCCTCAGATTCGATATCCGATCCGCAATCCGCCCCAATGCCTGCCGTTCACGAAAATCGGCGCTGACGCGTCCTTCATCAGTGCATATTCGCCGCCGCCCATGTCGCGCCGATAGGTTTGCAGCAGGAAGCGTTTCGTACTGGTCCCGGCAGCGAGGCCGGTGCGGTCGTTGAATATCCGCCGGTTGCGGCAGTTCGCGGCATTCCAGACGGGGTCGCCACGCTGCGGCTGTGAGAACTTGAGATTGTGGGTGGGCAGGTAGCCGCGTGTGTCGACGGCTGCGCAGAACGCGACGCGCGGATCGAGTTCGAGCATGGGTTCCTGGATCAACGGCAGGACGCGGTCGGTGAGGTCGGTAAAGCGCGTCGTGAACTGCTGCGGATTCGTACCCGGTACGGGTACGTAGCGATCGTCGAACAGGTCGTTCATCGACAGTTCGCCCCGCGCGACGGCCGCTTCGAACAGCTTGCCGACTTTCGCGGCAGCCTGTTCGACGGCTTCGATGAACGGTGTGTCCGCCGTTGCGATGCCCGTGGCAGCCGTCAGTTCGATCAGGTTTTCCGATACGCCGAGCAGATTGCCGAGCCGGTTCTTTGCCTGCACGAAGTTTTCGCCGGAATGTTCGACGTCGGTGGCAATATCGAGCACCTGCGACTCGAATGCATTGCATTGCTCTTCGATTTCACCGGACAGCGTCGCGATCTGGTTTGCCTCTGCATTCAATTGCATGATCGCGTGACCCGTCGAATGCACGACGTCACCGATCATCCGCGTGCCTTCGCGCACCCGCTGTGCGCGGGCCGTGTTCTCGGCGCCTTCGGTAATCAGGCGCTCGGTCTGCTCGGTGAGTTGCGCGAGCGTCGTTTCTATCTGACCCGTTGCCTGCGCGGTTTTCGCCGACAGCGTCTTCACCTCGGCGGCGACCGCCGCAAAACTCTTGCCGAATTCGCCCGCACGCGCGGCCTCGATCGCGGCATTCAGCGCGAGCAGATGCGTCTGGCGCGCGATCAGCGATATCTCCTCCGACACGCTGCTCACGTGCGACAGCGCTGCGCGCAACGCGCCGATCTGGCTCTCGATCACCGTCACGCCTTCCACCAGTCCATGAATATCCGACAGCGACGCTTCGAGCGTCTGCTGCGAGGTCTCGACGTCACCCGCTGCCTGCGCCGTTACCGTGCGCATTTCGCGGGCCGCAGCGGCGATGCGGTGATTGCCGGCGAGCGTCGCCGCCGCCGACTGGCGCAGTGTCTGGCATACGTCGGCCTGCCGATCGACGCGGGTGGCGACTTCTTCGATATGACCGGAGACGTCGCAGATCTCGATGCCGAGCTTCCCCGCCTGCGCGGCGATGTCGCCGACAACGGATAAGGTGCCGCCGCTGTGGCGCCGGCGGCGATTGAAAAAGCCCGTCATGGTCAAGTCTCCTGAACGGCGCGGCGCTGGCGCCCGCCGACCTGGTATCCGTTTAATGTGTGAGAGTTCATGTGGCGAGCAGGGCGACACGCACTGATCGCAATCCGGCAGATGAACTGCGGCACATGAATTGCACTTCGTCTTACACGCTTACGGTTTCTCAACGGCCCCTTACCGAACTGCTTGATAGGGACTATCCCGAAGTCGAATCGGGTACGATCGCCGGTGTCCGCGCGCAAGCCGTGCCGCATGTCCGTCGAATCCGCCAACCAGACTAATGATTGAATCCTTCGCGCGCGTCTCGGGCTGGGAACAGCTGTGGTATCTATGGGAACTGA
The DNA window shown above is from Paraburkholderia sp. PGU19 and carries:
- a CDS encoding Nramp family divalent metal transporter, which gives rise to MNTNPFALDPSRRRPGSKPPRLGTWLPFVGSGALVAIGYMDPGNWATALAGGASYGYALLSVVIMSSLMAMLLQWVSSRLGVVTGRDLAQLCRERTGRRMTLFLWVTGEIAIIACDVAEVVGSAVALQLLFGVSLTAGVLMSAVGTFAMLALQRHGQRTLETVVVALILFVGLCFVIELVLARPDWRAALTGAAPSAELLRIAGMVWLAAGILGATVMPHNLYLHSALVKTHAHSTSDADIADALRGVNFGTFSALSLAFVINAALLVVSAAVFHASGHRTVTDLADAHRLIAPIVGSHWAAILFAAALLACGLSATVTGTLAGQAVMEGFLQIRLPRWQRALLTRELAIGPALVAVGLFGPHGSAQLLVASQVVLSLQLPLAVVPLIRFGSDSQLMYGWRVRGGPLVLAWICAAGIIALNGALVWETATG
- a CDS encoding polyamine ABC transporter substrate-binding protein, whose translation is MNKRVVGQLAALVLCATPFMSAAAKDTQLNVYNWSDYIAKDTIPNFTKQTGVQVKYDNYDSDDTLQAKLLTGNSGYDIVVPTSNYAGKQIAAGIFAPLDKSKIPNLKYLDPALMALVAGADPGNKFSVPWAYGTTGLGYNVTKAQQILGKGVALDNWDILFKPENISKLKACGVSVLDAPDQMFAAALHYIGKDPMSTNPADYREALAMMKKIRPYITQFNSSGYINDMVGGDICFAYGWSGDVVIAKHRAAEAKKPYKIDYYIPKGGAPVWFDVMAIPKDAKNKEAAMEWINYIETPQVHAAITNAVYYPSANTEARKYVDKDVANDPAVYPPADVVKTLFLLKPLPPEIQRLQTRLWTEFKSGR
- the potA gene encoding polyamine ABC transporter ATP-binding protein — protein: MSDQSNVLAGAGVSSSGNYAAAQDAADNFVQIVDVVKKFGETVAVKGVNLSVKKGELFALLGSSGCGKSTLLRMLAGLETVTSGKILIDGEDLAQMPPYRRPVNMMFQSYALFPHMTVESNVAFGLKQEGVSKAELKERVQSALELVQMARFAKRKPHQLSGGQQQRVALARSLVKRPKLLLLDEPMSALDKQIRQRTQIELVNILDKVGVTCIMVTHDQEEAMTMAGRLAVMSEGEIVQLGTPNEVYEYPNSRFSAEFIGSTNLFDGNVVEDEPDHVYIETPDLPVRLYVSHGITGPLGMPVTISVRPERIALTRKPPEGAFNWGKGVVTNIAYMGGYSLYHVKLDAGKTVIANVSSLALSEIETPTWGDEVYVRWSASAGVVLTS
- a CDS encoding ABC transporter permease subunit, whose translation is MKSALHSFMRWPVRRFNLTGRTAVVAGPFIWLLLFFLVPFLLVVKISFADLQLGIPPYTELTTIKDGVIHIALDLSHYAFLLQDSLYFATYVNSVVVAAISTLLCLLLGYPMAYYIARSNPATRNILMMAVMLPFWTSFLIRVYAWIGILKNNGLLNNFLMSIGLIHSPIELYHTNTAVYIGMVYSYLPFLVMPLYAHLVKMDLTLLEAAYDLGAKPWRAFWQITLPLSKNGIIAGCLLVFIPAVGEYVIPELLGGANTLMIGRVMWNEFFDNADWPMASAVTCAMVLLLLVPMALFQYSQAKALEEKR
- a CDS encoding methyl-accepting chemotaxis protein, translated to MTGFFNRRRRHSGGTLSVVGDIAAQAGKLGIEICDVSGHIEEVATRVDRQADVCQTLRQSAAATLAGNHRIAAAAREMRTVTAQAAGDVETSQQTLEASLSDIHGLVEGVTVIESQIGALRAALSHVSSVSEEISLIARQTHLLALNAAIEAARAGEFGKSFAAVAAEVKTLSAKTAQATGQIETTLAQLTEQTERLITEGAENTARAQRVREGTRMIGDVVHSTGHAIMQLNAEANQIATLSGEIEEQCNAFESQVLDIATDVEHSGENFVQAKNRLGNLLGVSENLIELTAATGIATADTPFIEAVEQAAAKVGKLFEAAVARGELSMNDLFDDRYVPVPGTNPQQFTTRFTDLTDRVLPLIQEPMLELDPRVAFCAAVDTRGYLPTHNLKFSQPQRGDPVWNAANCRNRRIFNDRTGLAAGTSTKRFLLQTYRRDMGGGEYALMKDASAPIFVNGRHWGGLRIGYRI